The following nucleotide sequence is from Hippopotamus amphibius kiboko isolate mHipAmp2 chromosome 11, mHipAmp2.hap2, whole genome shotgun sequence.
AGCTACTGCTGCTTGCTTGTGTTTTCTGAATTGCTTGAATTCTGATTACTTACTGGATTCTAGGTAGATCCGAAAGAATTCTGCATTCAGATTACCTcggcagcaagaaaaaagaaaaagattaccgTGGCAGCAGTGTGGGTGTTAAGATTCTGGAAGGTTTCTCAGTGTGCCCAAGGAGCCTGGATTGGAACCCAGTTGATGATTTCATTGTGGACACTGATGATTTATattgtgtttatgtattttttttttgacagataaGGACTCACAATTCCAGATAATTAAACAAGCTAGAGATGCAGTTGGAAATGGTGGTGATTGTTACAGTCAAAGTAAGTGGCATCATAGTTTGAGCTaattaataaaactgtttttcttcCATAGAACATTACTGATTTTCAAGAGAAAGCTTGTGAAAACAGTTATGGGAAAGGTAAAGCTTTACATTTGACATTAGACTAAGTGCTTGGTGTCAGTTTCATTTGTTAGATATATACAGCAGAGTCTCACCAGAACACTGTTTTAGCTAGGAAGTTGTGTTTTGGAATTACCTAATAGGTGAGATTGACTTGTAGatagtattttgaaaattatgattAGTAAATAAATCCCATTGAGTAGACTGTCTCACCCTgagatttcctctctctcttgagAATTAGCCCAGTGTTAAGTGTAAGAATGTTGAAATGCAGTGTGAGAGGGAAGACTCAGGCTAAAAGGAGGTCTGTCTCCACAGCTGCTCCTCAGAATGAAGCACACACACAGTTTTATATACAGTTTCAGAGGGTTTGTGGATCCCTGCATGCCCAGCTTTGGAGGGTGGCTTAAGAGTTGCTGCCTGGGACTTACTTCAGCAGAGACTAGATTAGAAGTTTTAAGTTTGAGCTTTTAGGAAATTGAAAGAAAACTTAATCCTTCAAAATCATAGAAGTAAACAAGTAAATGGTATGAATACATTTCTGACTCTAGGTAGACCAGCCAGCCAAAGCCTGACTGGCTCATAAGGATCCTCATTTGTCTTCTTTGATCCTCCAGAAGGTAGCTTTCTCTGGACAGCTTACCTTTTTCTCCCTGAGTTATACTCACCAGCCTATAGTTATGacttcttttctcccttgttgATGTTCAGGGTCTTAACCCCATTGTTCTAAGCCAGTATCTGGGCTTGTTTTCTCCCTCAGTTGCactgaggctgcaggaggaggaagCCTCTTACTCTTAGTCTAGGTTACATTGGGTCCTTGTAACAGCCAGAAGCATGTTTCGTGTGTTTCCTGTTTTGAAAATTCCATTTAGTACTTTCTGTGCTAAATTCCAGGTTTTATTCTTTGAGGGGGACATTTGACTCTCATCCTATTTGAAGAGATTACTGAGCTATCGTTAGTCAAGCCTCATTTTGACCCCTGTTCTGTTAGTaaaccaatttaaaaagtaaaggtttttttttggggggggggagaggggttACTAAAGGACTTTTTTTGATCTTAGCTACTTAGAtacatttactgaattcattttagAGTTGAAAGAGAACTTGAAGATCATCTAATCCAGCTTCTActttttacagatcaggaaacaaaGCCTGTGTAATAGAGATGATAAAGTTCTGGGGTGCTTATTCTAAAGGTCCtcaatacttttatattttagaagagatttttttttcaaagctctcGTGTATTTCATTTACCTCTGACAATAAACGCGTGATAGGTTGAAcaagtattttccttttcatattagGTGAAGAAATAGAAGTGCACAGAGGTGAATTAACACTCCTTTGGTATAATATGGGAAAGCTGGCTTGAGAACCAAGTTCTGAATTTTGCAGATTTGGACACTGAGTTTAATTCTTTACAAAAGCAAAGAATTACTTTGAATGAATGGTTCTTTTAATAGATAGTTAAAGGGaacttttatttgattttgaatttttgtacTATCTTGAATTAAGATTTAATTGTTAAGAATGATTTTTTACATGATCTATaaccctctttttaaaatttttttcatcttgtgTGGGGTTCTGCAGTTTTTCAATAGAGGTTATTTTTTGTGGCCCACTTAAGTATGTCTTGAATACATCTAAAATTTTTTACCCCAGGACAAAAATCTCTTTAATACCTTCTTATTGATGTTTACTTTGAAGGAAGAATGACTAACATgaacagttttatattttccatttgattaatattttgttatgtaGTAAATTGTaagttttttatgttttcattagtCACATCAGTACACATCTATACTCAAGGTGTAGAATTCTCAATTTGTTAATCTTTGTCGAAGCTTGAACAGCCATCAGATCTACATACTTATTTTCAGATATAGTTACTTTGGTTAATTTTATAACCCAGAGACTAATTTCAGTCATAAACAATCATTTTATGTTTGGTGGTTTATGCTTTTCCTTCAGTATTAAAAATTCAAGTTGCTGTACTTCGGTTTCATGGCATCTCTTTGGGGGGTGGCCATGATTTGAATATCAGTGTACTGCACTAAAGAGTCCCAAAGAGACAGGAGGTGATGGTTCTAGACCTGATCTCTTCCTGCCACTTGTGAGACGTTGGCAAATCATTTTACTTCTAAGGGCCTCGTTTCTTCATCTCTAACGTTAGGAAATTGACCCTGTGTGAGTTCTTCACAAAATTCTAAATGTGTATCTTTAACAcaagttaatatttaatattgttaagtatattatttaatattaatatttatcattaatatttaatattgtatCTCATACGTTTGAGATGCCCTGTGATGGCAGAAAGGACTAATGCAGAAGAATGAGAGTTCAAGATACTGAAAAAGTAGATTAGAGTTTCATTTTGGggtgatgagaaagttctggagatggatagaagtgatggttgcacaacaatgtgaatgtactaaatgccactgaactgtacacctaaaaatggttaaagtggtaaattttatgttgtgtattttaCACAGTTTGGAAAAACTGCTATTAAAAAAAGTAGATACAGGGTCACCGAATTAGTATGATTATAGCTCCTTCAGATATACCTCTAAATTGTATAGAAACttgtgtttgaatttttacattttgtggAAATGTAAGCTTATTTAAGTgtgcttattattttttcttttgtcagaaATATCTGTGTTCTGAATGACGTGAATGCAGTTTGTTGTTTAACTtttcttgtactttttctttttcagtaattgGGGTGAGTATAAAGAGGAATTAGGAACCTGAATGTACTCCTTATTTAAAGATATGCAGTATCCTTTTTGCAAATGATATCCTTTTAAAAGTATCACTCAAATTTCTAAACTTTATCTTAACCATTGTCACAATATATTAGTCTTGATTTGGAATTTTAGTTGAATTTCAAAGAATAATACTAGTATCAGTCTTGACCATACAGAAATTTAAGACGAGTAAAGAaaactccaaaatattttaaagaggaaattagaCTTCTTTGTATAAACAGAACAGAGGTTTATGTGGAGCTTGTTTATAATCAGTGTATTCTAATCTTCTGTATTTTTCTCCCAGAATATATAGCCTATATTCAGATAAATTAGGTTTATCAAAGCTAactcatttttatgttatataattaAATGTGTTAACATCTGTCTTTTCCTAGTGTCTACGAGAATTAGAGTAAGATTGATTGAAAGGGAGGGAACCTTTCTTCCCCACTTAACTCAGAAGCCTTATACTAGTACAGATGGTTAACCATAGCTGTTACATGTGGACCCAGATTCGTTGTAGCTCTCTTCTTAATTTGTAGACAAATGTAAATTCATCTCTTTTCTTGTGTTGTAATGTTTAGTTCATAGTAtgctttcatttcagtttttgttttgcctCTTTACCTAGGAAGTCATTGAGGTTAGACTTTATCAAACATAAGTATCTGAGAAGAGCTATTTGATTTTACATTGTTCTGTGAACCTGAGTTATTACTTTAGGATAAACATTAAAAGGATTCCTTTAGTAGCTCATGTTCTCCGTTTGCATTCGTGAATAATGAAGTCTAGAAAGAATCGTTTTAAATTGCCTTATTTACAGttacagtaatttttttatttgagaaaatttgAATCTCAAAACACAAATTTTCTTCAGTGTTTAATACATCATATCAAGGtattgtatttactttttttcattcatgAGCAGATTTTAGAAAGTTCTGTGACTTTGGGGGGTACtgttaatgtttttcatttaatttggtGAAGCCCATCTGCTGCTtcttctgaaaatgaaaacaggtttAGTCTCAGTCTGTTTTTCTCTGGTCTTTCTTGGGATTTCTGCTGCTTGTTTCTTGGTCCCTACTTCTAAGTCATTGCACAAATGGGGTGTGATTTGACTGTGGATATCTAGCTTGATGTCTCtcatagaaaatgaaattttttatatttctataatttattttcaaaaggacTATAATGTGTATTacctattaaaaacattttttcctagcTTTTATGGTGGAAAAGCATATAGACAGAAAGTTAATATCTGCTTTCACAGTATGGGTTgccttttttaaagagtttttttatGAGCAGATTTTGTCATGGTTATTACTGCCTGCCTTCCTGGGATCTGTCTTAATGTTGTTGGAGAGAATAGCAGATGCCCACAACAGCAGACGTTCTGTGGGTGTAGCGTTCAGGGTGGAGTTAGTGTTGATCATCACCACGCAGATTGCTGTTTTGTGTGTCTAGGGATTACCATGAGAGCAAATCGCTTGTGTGAATTTAATGTTGCATTATTACAGCGCATGTTTAAAGATAAGTAGTAAGTAGACCATAAATCCACAGAGCTTCATGTATTGTttattgtgattttgtttttactctAGGGATGCATTCTTCACTGCCTGTTGAAGTTCCTCTGAATCACAAACGGTTTGTTTGTGATCTAACCCAAGCTGATCGTCTTGCCCTCTATGATTTCGTAAtcgaggaaacaaagaaaaagcgcTCGGATTCTCAAATTATTGAAAATGACAGTGATCTCTTTGTAGACTTGGCTGCCAAAGTCAATCAAGGTCTGAGATGAATATCacagttttttatttcttaatcgTCATTCCATCCTTTGAGTGTTATTAAGATGATTTGTCAGGCCACTTTGAGTTGGAATAGGATGGTTTTGTGTCAGCtgatattcacatatatattaaGATGTTTACTTAGTACTTGAAATTTTGCTCTCTGATTGTTTTATTAAGCATAGGTTCCTTCTGTAAGAATGTTACTTGAGCTGGGCTGTTACTTTAATCTCTGTACCTAAACACGCTTGGATTCAGCTCATGGCTAGAGAAAAGGAATGATACAAAACTTAATCCATTAATATAACAGAATTTTTAGGATAGTTTTGAGTGCTGTGATACATTAAGCATGTGGAAATATCAGATGATTATGGTGTTCCTTCCTGCTAATTCATAAGAACTTACAGCTTCTGAGGGTGtagtaattttgttcttttattagaTAATAGTCGAAAAAGTCCAAAATCTTACCTTGAAATCCTGGCAGAAGTGAGAGATTATAAAAGAAGACGCCAGTCCTATAGAGCTAAGAATGTTCACATAACCAAGAAATCATATACTGAGGTAAGTTTTGCATAGTTGTGTAGAGCTTTGTTGAGCACAGAGATTTCCCTTGGATAGTTGTCCTGTCCCATGGAAATCCATGGGACAGGAGGTTTTCTGAGGGGAAGTGGCTCCGTGGGGCCACACCAGATTTGTATTTGCTCCGTCACTTTCAGACCCGTCCTTTAGCAGACAAAGGCTTTTCAGGGTACACAGACCTTGTATAAAGAGGTTCTGCTTTTGAGAAAGTGGTATTACATCATGATGAGAGCATAGATTTTGGCTTTAGAGAAACCTGGGTTTCAGTTTTGATTCTGCAGTTTATCATTGGCTCCTtgacttgggcaaattatttgagCTTTTTAAGATTCAGATTTTTTCATTCTATAGTAGTACAGACtgcagggttattgtgagaagTAATTGAAATAATGCTTATGGACAAAGAAATTGTTCGGTAGTTATCTTTTTGGGTAGAAATTTTAGTGTGCTTTTATCTACTAAACATTTGAGCTTAAGAAATATCTTGGTACAAATTATGTGTaatttatattgtaaaataatatgtgtttttataaaatttaagtgCATTTCTCTTGATGTATATCTAGTTATTTTCAGATGTCATTTAGTGGGTAGAGTTGATGAATTTTTGGTTCATGAATTACCTTGCCCAGACTCTAAATAATTTCCTCACTGAATCTCTAATTGTCCCCGTGTTGTTTCTTACTTCCTTTTGTGATTTCAAAGACCTTCTGTAATCTGGCCTCATTTTACCAAGCGCTTGCTTCTGCTTTAGTGGAGCATGTCTCTTAGACTATATCTGATTACACGTGCTTATTCTCACCTCGATGTCCTAACGCACGTTGTGGTCTCATCTGCGGCGCCTTCTGTGTGGTGTCTGGACGCCCGCTGTTTGCATGAGGAGCTGGTGGCTCTGAGCCATCCGTCGGCTCCCCGCAGCCACGCTCTGTACCAGCGGCTTAGCGCTGGCTGTTATCCTGTGCTTTTTACAATTAAAGGACGAGTTTTAGACTTACTTCCCTAGTGATTCTTACAGTCCCTCAAATCCTTGGTGCTTCATCACTTGTTCTCTGCTCTCATAACCTTGTACTCAAGTGTAAGTGTTGTTGCTAAGTGCTCTTTACAATTTTATGGTTAACTGTTTATTGTGGAAATATTCAAACACACACTGAAGTGGATGGAGTCGTTTCATGAACTCTTCCATAAGCATCACCCAGCTTCAGCCATTATCAGCATAtgacctttttgttttatttatacccCCACTCACTACCCGTCTCCTCCTGCCCCAACACTTGGTAATTTTGGAAACAGATCCCAAATATCTTTCATCTGTGAAAACTTCCATGTTTACAAATCTTTTAGTGATTTATTATATCTCTGATTATGGCTTTTCCAACATTTTGTACATTCCTAGCTTCATTCTTATCCTGTGTGATTTTTGCTTGCTCTGAAACTAGAACCTGAACTTTGACAAATTTCAGCAAAAATTTATTACATACTGTAGTTACAGTGCAtacacactgctggtgggtaCGTAAAGATAAAGGGCACATGGACCCCAACCTCAGGAGCTTGTTATAGTTGAACAGGTGAAACAGACCATTCGAGGTACAGATTGTATTAAGTGCTAAAATAAAGTGAGATGAGAGCATGTGGGAGGAGGGACCATTCTTTTTAGAAGATACAGCTGGTGTCAGTCTCATGGAGGAGCCAGTattggggaggaagggaggagcagGGAAGGGTAAGGGAATATCTGCTCACCAGCTCTTCCACCTGAGGGGGCCCTGTGCTAGGTGGGCTCTGGACACTGGGCTTCCCGGAGCGCAGATCGAGCCCCTGGTCAGGGCACCGTGCGGGGCTGCTCCGAACGTGCTGGAGCTGGAATTGAAGTTCAGGCCTGTGTGGCTCCTGTCATGTCCCTGGGTCGGACCTTGTCATGTCTGAGATTTTCCATAGGAGTACGCAGTAAAGGAGGGGAAACGGTGGTAAGGATTTCCCAGGTGGAAGGATTCATGTtcctaaaagtaaagaaaagcacAGGAGTTTTCCGGAGACTCATTTAGTAACCCAGGGTGGCTAAAATTTAGGGCTTCTGAACTGCCCAGCGAGAGGCAAGGCTGGCATCCGTGCTATGACGCGGTGAAGTCATGCAGGGCTTCAGGGGCTCTGTTTTACTTCAGGGATGGTGTTCCATTTTACTTCAGAAGCCTTTGCAATTGCTCTGAgtctgggagaaacaggcagacCTGCATTGCAGTGCGTTTCGCTGAGCTTGCCGCTTGTCCTGACTAGGCATGAGGGAAGGTAGGGCTCATCTGTGCCTCCCCAGGGACCAGCCCTGTGCTGATGGCAGGGGTATTGATAGGAAAGGACAGCCTTCTCAGTGGTTCTCAGGGAAAGTACAGGGAAGTGACTGTAATGTTTCATATTTTGTCTGTCACCTTGACTTAGTTGTAAggtctttaaaaaagatttatttgtaaataatcTCAAACATAGAGGTAAGTTGAAAACCAAAAATAGGTAGTACAAAGGACTCATGTGTGTCCTTCACCCAGATCACCCGGGCTAACCATGTGCCTCCCCCTTGCCTGTGTTTGCGCCCCCTCCTTCTCTGTCTGTATGTAATTTCTTTTCTGAACTATTTAAGGCTAAATTACATATGTTGTGATTCTTTGCCACTAAATCCTTAGtatgtatttcctaagaataggGACATTTTCTCACGTGGTCATAGTGTAATAGCTGCTGGTTTCAGCAGACAGACCCCGGATGCCGTCTGTTCGTCTGTCATTCTTATTCCAGTGTGACTGATGCCCTTGTACGTTTTCAAACTGCACACATCCTGTAGTTCGTTATATCGTAGCTCTCAGGAAATATTTAATGGATTGTTAACAGTGATTTTTAACTGCTATAAAGTCCTCATTTCTTGAGCAGCTATCTTATCTGAAATTTGGTGCTGAACTCCCCGTAGGTGATTCGGGATGTGATCAATGTGCACATGGAGGAGCTCAGCAGCCACTggcaggaggagcaggagaaAGCAGAGGACGGTGCGGAAAAGTATGTCCTCGAGTTGATGGGTGAAAATAGTTCTCTCTTTATTCTGTTACCTGTAATTGTTTAACTGAATTTTAGCGCCTCCAAGACTACAATTTCATCAGAACGCTTACTGGTCTTTGTTTTACCACAGCTGTAAAACATACCATTAAGAGCTATGTTTCTTTGCCTGCCCTCTTATCCAGAGCGTAAGGTTATACGCATTTATTTAGTCTCTATCTATCACTGGTCTGATACAGAATATTGGGCTTTAGGCTGGTCTGTACTGGAGACCAGTGGTTAATCCTAACTGATTAATGTTCTTTCTGTCTCAGGAACGAAGAAAGGCGGTCAGCGTCAGTGGACTCACGGCAGTCTGGGGGGAGCTGTCTGGATGCCGAAAGTTCACGCCGTAGACGGGGTCGGAGTAGGAGCCCACATAAACGAAGGCGGAATAAAGATAAGGATAAAAACTGGGActcaagaagaaggaaagagaggtaaGGCCAACACTGCATCACTCGCTGTTGGATTGCTTACTTTTGAGAAGTGAACAGTCCTGTTACAGGCCATGCTGAGCAAATGGATTGTAAGTAAAGTACGGTAAGGAGAGTAAACAATTGATGAAGATTCTTAATGTTCGTCCTGTGTCAATTCAGATATCCAACAGCTCTGGTGATGCACCTCTTTTTCTGTCTGGTTCATACGGGTTTCCcttttttatgatttgtttcctcgCCAGGACGTAGGAAGGTAACGTCTAGGTAGAAAGTTAACCATGTTAAAAAGGTGTTTGCCTAGATCCTAGATCTTTCTTCTGTCCTTtctgtgtccctccctccctttcttgtttctctttctcattctttctttctcttgctaaTTCACCAGATAAAGGATATTAAAAAGTCAGAAGGTCCAAGCTTTAATGGCAGGCAGTTTTGCCCTTGTTGGTATTCCTGATAAAATTTTGAAAGCTGGGGAGCTATAAAGTCATACTGAAATAATGAATTCAGATTGACGGAGGTCTGTCCCTGTATTCTAGCTGCTTACTGGGCATCTACCTGGATCTCAGATTCATCAGGTCTATACCTGAACTTGTCTTTTTCTTGGtctgctcctctctccccagcacTCCTGTCCTGGGTAATGGACAATTGTCATCTCTTCACCAGAAATTGAGGGCTTGTGTTAGATGCTCCCTTTCACCCCTTACTATCTGGTCCTAACTGTCAGTTTTGTGTGAAGATACCTCACAtgttcctcctcctctttgtccTTAATGctgtcatctggaaaatgatgGTAGTTTTCCTAATTGTTCTGTCTCTGAGCTTGTACCATATGGGTCCATTCCTGCCCTGCTGCCAGAGTGAATTTTCACCTCTTAAAACTCTTCAGTGGCAGAGGTCACGTGCTTTAGAACGGTTCTCGAGCCCCCCAGGAGTAGGGCACCTGCCTACCTAACTTGTATTTTGCCTCAACCCCGTGCATTGCGTAGCTTCTGCTCTGGCCATTCAGAATTCCTCACACTCCTCATCCACCGTGTGCCTCACCTGTGCCTTTCCACCTTGTGTCCTGCTGCCTCGTTTTTTTTAAGCCCACTCAGTAAGCGTGTCCTCATCCTCTTCAGATCCACTTAGTCATTTCCATGAAGCCGTTTTTCAGTGATTCAGACAGAGCTGATCTTTCCCATTCTCTCACCACTCTACCCAGCACCGAGTCTTATGGAACTTAAGTTATCTCCACATTAGACAGCTCATTGAAGGTAGGTCTGTGCCTCATGTCGTATTATTTGCACAGTGCTTGTCTATAATAGGCTCTTACGTGATCTCTCTCTGGGGCGGTGGTGACCTAGTAAGGAACCTAGTAAGGCTTATTGGTTTAATAATTTTGCTCATCTTATTGTCATTTAGTTCATAGGGTTACAGCTAGCTACGCTTAGTCCttctattataaaaatgaaatgcttgCTTAGTAGTCCCTTTTGATTCGTTTAATGAATGATGATCTGTGGTGATGATGCACACGTTAACTCTCGATTAGCTGTCAGAAATTGTGCTCTCTCACTTCTTTTGGTTTGTTAGTGCTTCTTCCACTTAAGTAATTTTTGACATGTCCAGTCAGTCCCTGTTGACTTAAATGTGCTAGGTAGCTTCAGATTTTAAACATGAGTAATCTTCCTTTAGAGGGGATAAACTGAGTGTTAGCAGGAAGTACTTCTCAATAGGAGAATCTTTGAGATCCACGCCTGAGATGGAGTGAATTGTAGGGAGTTGAGAggggggccaggaggaggagagCAGACGTCTGAAATCCTCCTGTGACTCGAGCATCCTCTTTGCAGTGAACTCTGAGGTCATCAGCCGTGTGCATATATTCAGCGTTAGTTTGGAAGCGTAACTCCAAAGCACAGTTAAAAAGCTCATTTTCCTCATCCCCATCTCAATTTGTCCTGTAGTATTAGTGatgcattttttaatatttacttttaaaaaaagtcactctTCAGTATTAAATGCATGTGTTAACTTGTTCTGGTTTATATCTGATGTAAGGATattactgtgaattttttttaaactttgatatTAAAATGCtcatcatttataatatttttttttccacccctTTCATTTCAGGGATGGGGAAAGACATCATAGtcataaaagaagaaagcaaaaaacataGACCAAGTATTTGTGCATGTATTAATTACGCTTATGCTATGGTAACCAATATGTTGATATTTTTATCATAGTTGTTTTGAGTAAGAGAATGTGCTTATATGAACTGTGTAGTGCTCAGATcattatttttcagtaaatatgtttCAAACCATGAGCACATGATTACGCCCTAGAACtttgttttgcttatattttaataGACGATTGCCTCCTATTACtgattttgtttcattcatttttgataatttatatatCAGAAAATTCTTTAATTAAAGTATTTAAACTGTATAactaatacataaatatattcttattgTAAGAAATTAAACCTTACAGATAAGGCTGAAGAACCCTTGGAGCACCATCTGTGATCCCTGTGGCCACCCCAGGGGTAACCACTGGTGAACTGTAGTAGggaaaaacaacctaaatattcatcagaAGGGGAGAGGCCTggctaaataaaatgtggtagagTCATATGATAGATTACTAtattgtatttaaagaaataaactttatattaTCATGAATAGGTCTTAGAGACATGATGCTAAATGAAGATAAACAAGTTCCAGAAACATATGTACAAGTTATATCTATGTACAAGACAATACTGTACATTTTCTGTGgctgtatatgtatgtaaatatatttttaaaggttcaGAAGAACTCATCCCAAACTCTCAACAGTGattatttgggggaggggataTAGATGGCAGAGAGAAAGGATGGAAACCAGGATTGGGAGGGTGGTCAAAGGGAACTTTAGCTTTATCCAtaatgcattaatttttaaaaaataaaatatttgtgtttgacttgttaattaaaaatatattgtcgctttgttttttgtaaactttattgagatactgtttacatataataaaatacattcattttaagtgtatatgtctttttttttttaattaaattatttatttttggctgcattgagcctttgttgctgcgcgcagactttctctaattgcagcgagcaggggctactcttccttgcagtgcacaggcttcttattgtggtggcttcacttgttgcagtggcttcacttgttgcggagcacaggctgtagagcgcaggctcagtagttgtggtgcacgggcgtagctcctccacagcctgtgggatcttcctggaccggggctcgaacccatgttccctgcattggcaggcagattgttaaccactgtgccaccagggaagtcccttcattgaGTTTTGACAAACTTATACTGCCCCCCTCCTCCCATGTAACCTTCATCtaaatcagaaaacattttcGTCTCTTTCAAAAGTTCTcttatgggacttccttggtggtgcagtggttaagaatctacctgccaacgcagggggacatgggtttgagcccaggaagatcccacatgtggagcaactaagcccgtgtgccccaaccactgagcctgtgctctaagagcccgagagccacaactactgaagcctttgcgccatagagcccatgctccacaacaagagaagccaccacgttgagaagccagcacaaagcaatgaagacccatcgcagccaaaaataaattttttttaaaaagttcccttATACCTTCTTTCCCAATCAGTTTCTTTACCACCAGGCCTGAGCAGCCACAGATCTGctttttgttactgttgattaGGTACATCTTTTCTAGAATTCATGTAAACAGGATGCTACCACGCGTACCCTGCCTTTTGCCTCTCCCCAGACAGATCCATGCTGTGTGGGTCAGTCATCTGTTCCTTCTCGTCGCTGGTGGTATGTTCTGTTGTGTGCTAAATCATTCATGTGAAACTTTGGCATTACATGTTGAACATGGTGAAGAGCAGTATCTTGAATCTGGGAAACCCAGGTTAAAGATTCCAAGGTGGGTTTCAAATAGAGATGAAACC
It contains:
- the SNRNP48 gene encoding U11/U12 small nuclear ribonucleoprotein 48 kDa protein, producing MAGEPPPVEERRRLREELSEFVESCCRTLEEVMASLGWSPDRLEPGGEAAAAAAAAEDEVAVCPYDSNHHMPKSSLAKHMVSCRLRKLGYTREEEDKMYNSDFFYENAKIPSITLNKDSQFQIIKQARDAVGNGGDCYSQRMHSSLPVEVPLNHKRFVCDLTQADRLALYDFVIEETKKKRSDSQIIENDSDLFVDLAAKVNQDNSRKSPKSYLEILAEVRDYKRRRQSYRAKNVHITKKSYTEVIRDVINVHMEELSSHWQEEQEKAEDGAEKNEERRSASVDSRQSGGSCLDAESSRRRRGRSRSPHKRRRNKDKDKNWDSRRRKERDGERHHSHKRRKQKT